The Drechmeria coniospora strain ARSEF 6962 chromosome 02, whole genome shotgun sequence genome has a segment encoding these proteins:
- a CDS encoding GDP/GTP exchange factor Sec2p — protein MDSYVAPPSLPPPPSPLLPPLFQSPPPHLSSPEPFMGRPCRRTEEVRVSAVSAARDAPSPSRHENAAAAAAMRLSMAVADIFSSLIHVAGWAQHSQPARPTSSRSFGHLRSLSVAAASSASSPSPSPPKLRLPSKSTSTSQIPTISSTAGSQLAPLYASDEMSTLPDPRSRDLSPASDTASSGSSRHPDLDDEVATLSTKLVNAINHQTVLDDTLSSTRLELQSARARIRELEQKNRDQREMMNGDVWVRRSTFDVERKAMQADKKAMQAKLADEVARRLDTEREKRVIEQEVENLTTALFEEANKMVIGAKEEAQAQMDALQRKNDQLRAQLADSESLLQSQQEQLSELKNVMEGMASERDDRTNCTAPSSPGIARFEILDDDDGAPGAPPSPDASSPCPPTSLHHLILPVLRVDLASFEDFASLAHLSHQPRSNRASSGSLGGLAALSLGLGGSTSSALLNNASSVSLNASASAHGSHSPTPNTPASSASAGSAAVAGAPMPNLKDTRFYKRVLAEDIEPTLRLDTAPGLSWLARRSVLTAMTDGSLIVEPVPQSTTYMAIVRPQHYPCSLCGEARKTTEHLRRHRFRTSDAESAQRYPLCNYCLVRVRSTCDFLGFLRMVKNGYWKADDENLEKAAWEESVKLREQMFWARIGGGVIPANQAVFATALEAGKALPARDIAVDSEDIPGTMMVAGMAGGRETPDEEADCSDGAGPEATPNSVADRHAQAERKGDEREFETPGDRPKRAQQDSDNESFF, from the coding sequence ATGGATTCGTACGTCGCTCCTCcttccctcccccctcctccctcccccctcctccctcccctcttTCAATCACCGCCACCGCACCTTTCCTCCCCCGAACCATTCATGGGCCGCCCTTGTCGCCGGACCGAAGAGGTTCGAGTCTCGGCTGTCTCGGCCGCTCGAGAcgcaccgtcgccatcccGCCACGAgaatgccgccgccgccgccgccatgagactgtccatggccgtcgctgACATCTTCTCCAGCCTCATCCACGTCGCCGGCTGGGCCCAGCACAGCCAGCCTGCCCGTCCTACCTCGAGCCGGTCCTTTGGCCACCTCAGAtccctctccgtcgccgccgcctcgtccgcctcctccccgtcCCCGAGCCCGCCGAAGCTGCGGCTACCCTCcaagtcgacgtcgacgtcgcagATCCCAACCATATCCTCCACCGCCGGCTCGCAGCTGGCACCCCTGTACGCCAGCGATGAGATGAGCACGCTGCCCGATCCCCGCAGCCGAGATTTGAGCCCCGCCAGCGAcacggcgagctcgggcTCCAGCCGTCaccccgacctcgacgacgaggtggccaCGTTGAGCACGAAGCTCGTCAACGCCATCAACCACCAgaccgtcctcgacgacacctTGTCGTCCACCCGCCTCGAGCTCCAATCCGCCCGAGCGCGCATCCGGGAGCTCGAGCAGAAGAACCGCGACCAGCGCGAGATGATGAACGGTGACGTCTGGGTCCGCCGATCCACCTTTGACGTGGAGAGGAAGGCGATGCAGGCGGACAAGAAGGCGATGCAGGCgaagctggccgacgaggtggccaGACGGCTCGACACGGAGAGGGAGAAGAGGGTCATTGAGCAGGAGGTGGAGAACCTGACCACGGCCCTGTTCGAGGAGGCCAACAAGATGGTCATCGGCGCCAAGGAGGAGGCTCAGGCCCAGATGGACGCCTTGCAACGAAAAAACGACCAGCTCAGGGCCCAGCTCGCCGATTCCGAAAGCCTGCTCCAGTCCCAGCAGGAACAGCTGTCGGAGCTCAAGAACGTCATGGAGGGCATGGCATCCGAGCGCGACGACCGCACAAACTGCACCGCCCCGTCCTCCCCGGGCATCGCGCGATTCgagatcctcgacgacgacgacggcgcgcccGGCGCCCCGCCCTCACCCGACGCCTCTTCGCCCTGCCCGCCCACGAGCCTGCATCACCTCATCCTGCCCGTCCTGCGCGTCGACCTGGCCTCGTTCGAAGACTTTGCCTCCCTCGCCCATCTCTCCCACCAGCCTCGAAGCAACCGCGCGTCGTCGGGATCCTTGGGAGGACTCGCCGCTCTGtctctcggcctcggcggttCCACCTCGAGTGCCCTTCTCAACAAtgcctcctccgtctccctGAACGCGTCCGCCTCCGCCCACGGCAGCCACTCTCCGACACCCAACACGCCTGCCTCGTCCGCGAGCGCaggctccgccgccgtcgccggcgcgccgatgccgaaccTCAAGGACACTCGATTTTACAAACGCGTCCTGGCCGAGGATATCGAGCCCACCTTGCGGCTCGACACGGCACCCGGCCTCTCCTGGCTGGCCCGCCGCTCGGTGctgacggccatgacggacggCTCCCTCATCGTGGAGCCCGTCCCCCAGAGCACCACGTACATGGCCATCGTGAGGCCGCAGCACTATCCCTGTTCCTTGTGCGGCGAGGCCcggaagacgacggagcaCCTGCGCCGCCACCGCTTCCGCACGAGCGACGCCGAGTCGGCGCAGAGGTATCCTCTCTGCAACTACTGTCTCGTTCGCGTTCGCTCCACCTGCGACTTTCTCGGCTTTCTTCGCATGGTCAAGAACGGCTACTggaaggccgacgacgaaaacctcgagaaggcggcctggGAGGAGAGCGTCAAGCTCCGTGAGCAAATGTTCTGGGCacgcatcggcggcggcgtcatccCCGCCAACCAAGCCGTGTTTGCCACCGCTCTAGAGGCCGGCAAGGCCCTGCCGGCAAGGGACATTGCCGTCGACTCCGAAGACATTCCGGGCACCATGATGGTGGCAGGAATGGCGGGCGGCAGGGAAACccccgacgaggaagccgactGCTCTGATGGTGCTGGTCCGGAAGCCACGCCGAACTCCGTGGCCGATCGTCACGCGCAGGCCGAGCGAAAGGGTGACGAGCGAGAGTTTGAAACCCCTGGCGACCGCCCTAAGCGGGCACAACAAGACTCTGACAATGAGTCCTTCTTTTAA